The genomic interval AGCCTTGCATTTAAAATCTATAGGAAATCCTTCAAATTATAGTTTTGATGATATAACATTTAACCTAAAAGGAAAAAATAATGTCGCTGTTTTAGCAGAAGGTAGCACAAATGTAAGTCTAGGAGCAAATTCAAAAATAAATATGGATGAGTTAGCTTATGGAAGCATAGGTCTAGCACTTCAAGACAGTGACAATAAAACAATTACCATAACAAACAAAGGCACTATAAATGTAGCAAAAAGCGATAAAGACAATAAAATTTATTCAGCTGCGATTGCACTTTTTTCACCAGGAATTGCAATTAATAATGGCACTATAAATACAGATGATGAATCTGTTGGAATGTATGGCATAGAAAATAAAAATGTAAATTTACAAAATGAAGGTGAAATAAATATAAATAAAAACGCAGTTGCTATGTATATTAAAAACGGAGCTGCCACAAATAGCGGAAAAATAAATGTAAATGGTGAAAACGGTGTTGGAATGTATGCTAAAAAAGGCTCTTTAATAAATAGTGGTGAAATTTTAGCAAACAGTCAGGGCGCTGGAATGTTTAGCGATGAAGATGCAAAGATTTCAAATTTAAATAAAATTTTACTTAATAAGGAAAACTCAATTGGAATTTATACAAAAAACGAAGCCACAAATAAAGGCAATATCTCTTTACTAGGCGATAGTTCAGTTGGAATTTTTGCAAAAAATATCTTAAATGAAGGTGTTATAAACCTAAGCTCAAAAGGAGAAAATGATAAATTTTCAGCTGCATTGATGGGGAAAAACATAAAAAATACAGGAACTATAAATTTAAATAAAGAGTATGAAGTTGGAATGTATGGCATAGGCACATCTACAAATAAAGCGGTTTTAACAAACGATGGAGTAATAAACTTAAATGCAAACAACCAAATAGGAATGTATGCTAAATTTGCCAATATTAAAAATAGCGGAGATATAAATGTAAACGCTCAAAACTCAATTGGAATTTACGCTAATAATTCAGTAATCGACAATACAGGCAAAATAACTTTAAACGCTGATAATTCAGTTGGTGTTTATATGGTAAATGGTTCGTATTTTAAAAATAGAGGCGAAATTAAAATAATTGGAAATTCAAAAAGCGTAGTAAAAGATGATGAAGAAATAGATATTGCACTTCCAGGTATTGCTTCTTTTCGTCCAAACGAAGTTCATAAGGATAAATTTAAAGGTGTTGATATAGCGGTTAATAAAAATACTAAAGATTTTGAAGATTTTAATATAAAATATGACAATGAAACTTACAATACTGAAAATTCTGTAAAATTATCAAAGTCACAAATTGCTAATAATTTGGATCTAAGTTTATCAAACAAAACAACAAATATTGAGATTCCTAAAAATTTAGATAACAAAAGCAAAGAAAAAAGAGTTAAAAAGAATATCGTGGCAATGTATGCGGATACTTCAGGCGTAAATTTGACAAAACCTATAAAAGGACTTGATAACCTAAGCAAAAATGATAAAATCATCCTTTATGTAGGTGCTGAAGCAGCAAACTATACAAACAAAAAAGTTATAAACTTAGATCAAAGTCTGATGAAGCCTTTCATAGATGAGCTTGACAAATCAACAGCTATAAAAGCTGTTTATTCAGGATCTTTAACTTGGCAGGCATTTGCTACTTTTGATAAAAATGCTAAAAACAATCACAAAATAAAGAGTTTTGTGATGTCAAAAATTCCTTATGTAAATTTCATAAAAAAAGATAGTAAATATAAAGATTTATATATTGCACTTGACAAGAAATATGAAAAAGCCATAGTTGGAAGCAACGATAAAAAGATATTTAATAAACTTAACCTACTTGGAAAAAATGAAGAATTTAAACTTCATAAAAATTTAAAAAGTTTAGGTGGTTTTGAATATGCATCAACTCAAACCAGAGCTTACTCATCTGCTGATATTTATGATAGAGAATTTAATGATTTGATGCGTTGGGATACAAACACTACAGACACAACCAAATTTAAAGTTTTTGGTGCAAATACTAAACGAAATCAAAGAGTAGATGGAGTTTTGGGATATGATAAGAATGCTTACGGTCTATTTGTGCTAAATAACTTCGATCTTCAAATGGATGGAACTTCAAATGGAGTTTTTGGAGGAATCGCCAAAGAAAGATATGAGTTTAACAACGATTATAAATCAAAAGAAGACGCATTAACAGCACAAATCGGATATTATGTCGATAGAAAAGTTTTAAACGAAGAGATAAATCATCTTTTAAAAATATCTGCTACAGGAAGCACAAGAGAGATGAAAAGATATACTTTAGATAAAGACTTTTGGGCAAAATCTAAATATTATACATTAGGCTTTGATGTCAAAAACAGCTTCTATAAAGAGTATAAATTCGATTCAGGTTTTAAAATTTCGCCATATACAGGAGTTGATTTAGGATATGGAATTATAGAAAACATAAAAGAAAAAAGCGGCAATACGCTTCTTTTAGATGTTAATTCAAAAGATTATTATAGTATCAGACCAAATCTTGGAGTTGAGCTTGGATATACACATTTGCTTGATGAGAATTCATATTTTAATATACTTCTTGATAGTAGAATTTATAAAGAATTCGGCAAGATAAACAGAGCAAATAACTTGGCAAGATTTAAAGATACAAACAGCTATTTTTCACTTCCAAAAGAGGATAAGGAAGATAAAGGTGCAGAATTTACACTTGTAGGCAAATACGAAAATGGAAATTTCGGTGCATCTTTAAAAGGTGGATATCAAACTCAATTTAAAGATAGATTTATAGGGCTTGATTTAAGAATTAAGTTTTAAAAAATTAAAGGCTTGAAATGAAATTTTTAGGCTTATAAAATTTCAAAGGCTTAAAGTTTAATCAAGCCTTTGAAATTTCAATCTTATTTTTTTAAATATTTGTAAAATTTAAAATATTTTTATTATCGTTAACAGAATTTAAAATAAATTTATATCAATGCCTTTTGCTTTAAAAACTGCTTGAAATTATTTTTTTAATATTGATTTTATTTAAAAACAATAAAACAAAGTAAAAATATAAATATGAATTTTGGCGAGAGAGTGAGGGAATCGAACCCCCCAAAGAACGGTCAACCGCCCTTTCATCGGATTTGAAGTCCGCGATCGCCACCGGCACGACTTACTCTCCATTTAAAAAATTTGTAAAATTATACTCTGTTTTAGTTAATTTTTTATTTTAGAATTAAATTTATAAACCAGGAATAGTACAAAAAAACTGATTAAGAGCATTATTCCTGAATAAATATGCGCATTTTTATAATCAAGAATTTCCACGTATTCATAAATTGCAATGCTTGCGACTTTTGTTTCGCTGCTTACACTTCCGCCTATCATAAGCACAACGCCGAACTCTCCCATAGTGTGAGCAAAACTTATTACAAGCGCGCTTAATAAAGATGGTTTTATTGCAGGAAGTGAAACGTGAAAAAGCGTATAAATTTTGCCTTTTCCAAGAGAATAGCTTGCTTCGACTAAATTTTTAGGCATAGAGCGAAAGCCCGAAATTAAAGGATTTAGCATAAACGGCAAAGAATAAATACAACTTGCAATAACTAAGCCGTAAAAATTAAAAACCAAGCGAAGTCCAAGAGTTTTTTCTATAAATTCACCGAAAAATGAATAAGGTGAAAGAAAAATCAAAAGATAAAAACCGAGAACCGAAGGCGGCAAAACTAAAGGCAGATTTGCAAGTGTTTCAATTGTGGCGCGTCCTTTGAATTCATGCGTAGATAAAAAATATGCAAGCGGCAAAACCAAAAAAAATAAAATTAACGTAGTAATGCCTGCAAGTTTCAGTGAAAGCACGAAAGGAGCTAAATCAAGCGCTTTTAAAGTTTGCAAAAACTCGTTCATATTGCTTCCAAAATTATTTTTTGTGTCTTAAAATTTATAAATTTCAATATATATTCTATATTTTTTTTGATTGATTTAATTATAAATTTTATACCGTAACCGTCTAATAAAGCAAATTTTAACATTTTTGTCATATCTCAAAATATAAATTTTACAAAAACGGATTTTTTTGTTAATCCTGAAACAGTCGCTATAATCATATTTCCGCCTTTTTTAAATGTAGACCGAAAGCTTTTGATGAAATTATGACATTGTCATTTGTTTGTAGTTTATCAGCTTCGGCAGGGCTTAATACGATTTCGCTGATTTGGTTTGCAAATCCAACAACAGCTACGAAAATCGCACCGTTTTGACGGATTTCCAAAATCCGAGCCGGAAATGAAAATTTTTGTGAACCGCTTGTTTTCAGGAAAATTTCACTTGGCGATCCGCTTTTTACTATACGCCCGTTTTCTATTTCAAAAACAACTTCACAAAGTTTGTAAATTTCGCTTATATCGTGGCTTACTAAGATTATTGTAATTTTAAAATTTTTATGAACTTTAATTAAAAAATCCTGTAATTTTGATCTGATTTGCGGATCAAGCGCGGAAAGCGGTTCGTCAAGCAGCAAAATTTTCGGTTTTCGCATAAGAGCTCTTGCTAAAGCGACGCGCTGTTTTTGACCGCCTGAAAGCTCACTGATTCTTGCATTTGCATGATTTTCAAGTTCTACAAGAGATAACATTTCGCGCGCAAGAGCTTCATCTTTTTTGGCAAAAAGCAAATTTTTTATAACGCTTAAATTTTCAAAAAGCGCATAATCTTGAAATAAAAAGCCGATATTTCGCTTTTGCGGTGCTAAAAATTTATTGTTATTTTGAAAAATTTCATCATCAACTGAAATTTCGCCGCTATCTGCTTTTATAAATCCGGCAATCAGTCTTAAAATTGTAGTTTTACCGCTGCCGCTTTTGCCATGCAAACAGACGAATTTTCCGTTTTGTATTTCAAAATTTGCATTTATTTCAAAATTTTCACTGATTTTTTTATTGCAATTAAATTTTATCATTTAATGCTTTCTATAAATAGTGATGTAGCTTTTATATATGCAAAAATTTCATCTCCTATTGCCAATTTTAAACGATTTGCCGAGTTTGCGGAAATGATACTTTCGAAAATAAAATTTTTAATTTTCAATCTTATGCAAGCCAAAATTTCATCTTTTCTAATATCTGAAATTTCTGCTTTTATTTCATTTGTAAGAGAGCAATTTTGCAGTTTTTCGCGCGATATTATAACGTCGCTGCTTTTAAAATTTAAAACCGCTTCTTTATCGTTTGAAATTCCGTTTGGAATTTCAAGACCTAGCATAGCGAATTCGCCGAAATCGGAGTTGAATTTTATAAAACAAACGCCTGAATTTTGGCGAATTTCAGTTATTTTTGCATTAAATTTCATATCCGTATTTGCGGAAAATTTCTTTGCATTTATCACTTAGTATAAAATCATAAAATGCTTTCGCATCGGTATTTTTTTCAGCTTTTTTCAAGATAACTATTCCTTGAGAAATAGGGTCGTAAAGTGATTTATCTACCAAAACGAAATTTTTATCTTCCTTGTATTCGGCAGTTTTTTTAGAAAACATAGAGCTTGCTGCTACCAATCCTACATCACTTGCATTGATTGCTTGATTTAGCGCATCTCCTATACTTTTCGCTTCGATGATTTTAGGTTTTATATCATTCAAAATGCCTGTTTTTTCAAAAGCTTGCATGCTGGCAACACCGTAAGGCGCTGTTTTCGGATTTGCAATCGTGATTGTCTTTACTTTATCGTCTTTTAAAATTTCAAGTCCTTTGCTGAGATCAAAATCGCGTGCTGAAAATAGTGCCAATTTTCCGTTCGCATATATTTTTGCAGCTTCAACGGCAAATCCCTCTTTAAAAAGATCGTCGGCGTATTTCATATTTGCTGCTAAAAATACGTCAAACGGTGCGCCATTTCGTATTTGTGCAGCAAAATTACCACTGGCTCCAAGGCTTATATTAAGTTGTATGTCAGGGTGCAGTTTTGCAAATTCCGCTTTTATATCTTCTATAGGATATGTAACATTTGCCGCAGCTGCTACATTCAATTCGCCTGCATTCAGACCGAGCGCAAAAAATAACGCAAAAATAAGTTTTTTCATTTTTACTCCTTATAAAATTTTTAAATTCCTACCATAATTGAACTTGCTTTTATCACAGCAACGACTTTATCACCTTTTTGAAGTTTCATATTGGAAACGCTTTCTTTTGTGATAATCGCCACTATATTTTGATTTCCTTTTATATCAATTATGATTTCGGCATTTACTGAACCGATATCTATATTTTTTATCACGCCTTTTATTTGATTTGCAGCGCTTATTTTTAAATCTTTGCCGTCATCTTTGCCTACAATTACGCTTGGCGCTTTAAAAATAAATTTCGCCTCATCGCCTGCTTTTATATTCAATTCACTTGCTGATTGTTGCGTGATTATAGAGCGCATAGTATCACCGCTATCAAGTTCGGCTACGATTTGCGTATTTACAGCACCTTTTTTTACATCTTTTATTTTTACTAAAAGTTGATTTCTTGCACTAAGTTTCATACTCATTCTCCTTAAATTCGGTAAATCCGTGAAGTTTTCCAAATCAATATTTTCCAAGTTATCTAAAATTTTTTGTTCTATAAATTTTATCCTATCATAAGTTTCTATCAGTTTTGTGGCGTAATCGCTCAGTTTGCTTCCGCTTTTTTTACTGTGTTCTTCTCGAATTACCATTTTTTGCGGAGAAATGGTATCTATGTAATTTAGGCTATCCCATGCATTTTTGTATGAGATACCGACTTTAGCGGCTGCTCTAGTGATACTTCTTGTTTCGGCAACCGCTTTTAATAGTTTTATGTGTTTATTTGAAAGTTTTTCATTTTCACTGACAAAAATTTCAACATCTGCATTGAATTTCAAAATATACTCCTTAAAAATTTTCATTTAATTTTACACATAAAAATTAAATTTTTAGCTTACAAAGTAAAATTTATAAAGTTTAAAGTCTAAAATTTGTAAAATTTATAGTTTTATAAAAAATAATTTTTTAATTTAAATTTAGAGGTAAAATAGTGAGAAAACTGGTAATTTTGAGCTGTTTTTTTAGTGTTTTCGCTTTTTGCGAAGATATGAGCGATTTTGAAAATGAATTTGAAGAAAAAGAGGTTTTCGATCCGCTTTCAGGATACAACCGTTTTATGACAGGATTTAACGATATTGTCTGGGATTATGCTTTTACGCCTGTCTTACAAGGATATGATTATATAATGCCCGATCCTATTCAAGGAGCATTTAGTAATTTTTTTCACAACGTGCTTTATCCGGTCAGGCTTGTAAATAATCTTTTACAGGGAAAATTCAACAACTCTTGGGATGAAACTAAAAGATTTTTGATAAATACTACAATCGGATTTGCGGGTATGAGCGATGCGGCAAGTATGCATTTTAATATTCCGCGTCATGATGAAGATTTCGGTCAAACGCTTGGATATTGGGGAATTCCTGCCGGTCCGCATATTGTATGGCCGATTATCGGCCCGTCAAATTTGCGCGATACTTTCGGTCTTGTTGGAGATTATTTTTCAAATCCGGTAAATTATATAGAAGATGACGCGACAAGAATTGGTGTATCTGTCGGATATAAATTGAATGATTTTTCTATAGATCCGCTATTTTATAGAAATCTAAAAAAAGACGCCGTTGATTTATATCCGTTTTTACGTGATACTTATGAGCAACGAAGAAATTATTTGATAAAGGAATAAAATGAAAATTTTAAAAATTTTATGCGCGTTTGCCATATTTTTTGCAGTTAATGCTGCCGCTTTAAGTGAAAATGAAATTGCGCCCGTAATGAGCGGAAAAGTGGAAGAGGCAGTTTCGATTTTAAGAAATGAAAGTATCGCAAAAGATGAGAAACCTGCAAAAATTTTCGCACTTTTTGATGAATACTTCGATTACGTTACAATTGCTAAAATTTCGCTCGGTAAACACCTTAAATCCTTGAATGATAGCCAAAAATCACAATTTTTCAGCGCATTTGAAAAAAGATTGAAAAGCTCATTTATAGATAAATTGGCTCTTTATACAAATCAGGATATGAAGGTTTTAGGAACAAACAAACCGAAAAGCAACAGATTGAATTTGGAAACGCAAATCATAGGAGAGGATAAAAATTATTCAGTAGTTTTTAAATTTTTCCCGGATAAATCTGACAACTGGCGCGTTTATGATGTCGATATTTTAGGAGTTTCGATCGTTCAAACATATCGTTCGCAATTTGGCGATGGCGCTCTAAGTTTTAATGAAATTTTAGATCGCTTAAATAATGCGAATCTGCCTGAGGATAAATGAAACATATTTTCCGCTTAATAGTCACGTTTCCAAAAATCACTCTTGGCTTTTTTATTATAGCTTCAGTGATTTTGGGTTTCGGCTCTGCAAAACTTGAAATTGATGCAAGCAGTGAAAGTCTGCTTTTGGAAAATGATAAAGATTTACAAATTTGGCGCGATGTATCAAAACGCTACGCTACGCCGAATTTTTTAATAATCGCATTTTCGCCAAAAGACGATCTTTTCAGTGAAAAAAATTTAAATAAAATTCGCAAAATTTCAAGTGAAATTGAAAAATTTGACTTCGTGGAAGATGTTTTAAATATCACAAATGTTCCTCTTCTTTTAAATAAAAAACAGCCAATTACCGAACTTGTGAAGCATGTACCGACTTTAAACGATAAAGACGTAAATTTAAGTGCCGCTAAAGAAGAGTTTAAAATAAATCCTTTTTATGCTTCAAATCTTGTCAGTAAAGATTTTAAAACTACGGCTATTGTAATTAATTTGAAGCAAAATTTTACATATGAAAATTTCCAGAAAAAACGTGCAAACTTAGAACAAAATTTAACTACAAACGAGCAGAAAATCGCGCTTGATAAGTTAAATAGCGAATTTAAAATTTATAGAGATACAGTTAGATTACAAGAACATGAAGATCTTGAAAAAATAAAAAACATAATAAAGCAAAATTCTAAAAACGATCTGTTTTTGGGTGGAATAAATATGATCGCGGACGATATGATAAACTTTGTCAAAAACGATGTGGCGATTTACGGTGTAAGCAGTTTCGGATTGCTTTTATTATGTTTTTGGATATTTTTCAGACAGCTTGAGTTTGTATTTTTGCCTATTTTGGTGTGCGTTGTAAGCGTAATCACAGCAAGCGGGCTTTTCGGATTTTTAGGTTTTGAAATTACCGTAATCAGTTCAAATTATATCGCTTTGCAGCTTATAATAACCGTTTCGGTTACTATTCACTTAATCGTAGCTTACCGCGAATATGCGCAGAAATTTGCCCATTTTACGCAAAAACAAATCGTTTATGTTGCGCTGAAAGATCGCTTCGTTCCTTGTTTTTTTGCGATTTTTACCACGATAGTCGGCTTTTTTTCACTTATTTTTTGCGATATAAAACCTGTAATTATGCTTGGAATTATGATGAGCGTCGGAATTTTACTTTCTTTAGTTGTCGCATTCGGCGTATTCGGAAGTGTAATGAGTATAGCAAAAAAAAGAAAAATAGTCAGAATTTTTGAAGAAGGATTTAAATTTACTGAAATTTGTGCAAATTCAGCACTAAAACATCGCGGCGTAATTTATACAGTTTGCGCGTTTTGCGTAGTTTTTGGAATTTATGGAATTTCAAAACTTAAAGTTGAAAACAGTTTTATAGGATATTTTAAATCGAATACCGAAATTTACAAAGGAATGGCCGTTATCGATAAAGATTTAGGCGGAACCGTGCCGCTTGATATCGTTGTGAAATTTAAAAATAATGCCAGCCATGATATAGATGAAAATGATCCGTTAAGTGAGTTTGAAAGCGAATTTAAAGAAAGTGCGAATGATCCTAAATATTGGTTTGACAATACTAAAATGGCCGTTATAACTAAAATTCACGATTTTTTGGCTAAACGTGAGTTTGTAGGACATGTCGGTTCGCTTGCAAGTTTGTTGAAAATCGGCAAAATGCTGAATGACGGAAAACCGCTTGATATTTTTATGCTTGCCGTTATGTATAATGAATTGCCGCAAAATTACAAAGATATCGTGTTAAATCCTTATATAAGCATAGAAAATAATGAAGCGCATTTTGCAATCAGAACCCTTGACAGTGATAAATCGCTTCGTAGAGGCGAGTTTTTAAACAGTTTACAAAAAGATCTTGAAGAGATAACTAAAAATGATGATGTGGATATTCAAATAAGTGGACTTATGGTGCTTTACAATAATGTATTGAGCTCTCTTATCCATTCTCAAATAGGAACTTTAGGATTTACACTTTTGGTGCTTTTCGGCGTTTTTATTATAATTTTTAGAAGTTTAAAATTTTCAATAATTGCAATTTTAGTAAATTTAATTCCGTTATCTCTTGGTTTCGGAATTATGGGATTGGCAGGAATTCCGCTTGATATTATGGGAATTACGATTGCGGCTATTTC from Campylobacter hominis ATCC BAA-381 carries:
- the modB gene encoding molybdate ABC transporter permease subunit, which codes for MNEFLQTLKALDLAPFVLSLKLAGITTLILFFLVLPLAYFLSTHEFKGRATIETLANLPLVLPPSVLGFYLLIFLSPYSFFGEFIEKTLGLRLVFNFYGLVIASCIYSLPFMLNPLISGFRSMPKNLVEASYSLGKGKIYTLFHVSLPAIKPSLLSALVISFAHTMGEFGVVLMIGGSVSSETKVASIAIYEYVEILDYKNAHIYSGIMLLISFFVLFLVYKFNSKIKN
- a CDS encoding ABC transporter ATP-binding protein, which produces MIKFNCNKKISENFEINANFEIQNGKFVCLHGKSGSGKTTILRLIAGFIKADSGEISVDDEIFQNNNKFLAPQKRNIGFLFQDYALFENLSVIKNLLFAKKDEALAREMLSLVELENHANARISELSGGQKQRVALARALMRKPKILLLDEPLSALDPQIRSKLQDFLIKVHKNFKITIILVSHDISEIYKLCEVVFEIENGRIVKSGSPSEIFLKTSGSQKFSFPARILEIRQNGAIFVAVVGFANQISEIVLSPAEADKLQTNDNVIISSKAFGLHLKKAEI
- a CDS encoding TOBE domain-containing protein — its product is MKFNAKITEIRQNSGVCFIKFNSDFGEFAMLGLEIPNGISNDKEAVLNFKSSDVIISREKLQNCSLTNEIKAEISDIRKDEILACIRLKIKNFIFESIISANSANRLKLAIGDEIFAYIKATSLFIESIK
- the modA gene encoding molybdate ABC transporter substrate-binding protein, which encodes MKKLIFALFFALGLNAGELNVAAAANVTYPIEDIKAEFAKLHPDIQLNISLGASGNFAAQIRNGAPFDVFLAANMKYADDLFKEGFAVEAAKIYANGKLALFSARDFDLSKGLEILKDDKVKTITIANPKTAPYGVASMQAFEKTGILNDIKPKIIEAKSIGDALNQAINASDVGLVAASSMFSKKTAEYKEDKNFVLVDKSLYDPISQGIVILKKAEKNTDAKAFYDFILSDKCKEIFRKYGYEI
- a CDS encoding TOBE domain-containing protein; the protein is MKFNADVEIFVSENEKLSNKHIKLLKAVAETRSITRAAAKVGISYKNAWDSLNYIDTISPQKMVIREEHSKKSGSKLSDYATKLIETYDRIKFIEQKILDNLENIDLENFTDLPNLRRMSMKLSARNQLLVKIKDVKKGAVNTQIVAELDSGDTMRSIITQQSASELNIKAGDEAKFIFKAPSVIVGKDDGKDLKISAANQIKGVIKNIDIGSVNAEIIIDIKGNQNIVAIITKESVSNMKLQKGDKVVAVIKASSIMVGI
- a CDS encoding MlaA family lipoprotein, with protein sequence MRKLVILSCFFSVFAFCEDMSDFENEFEEKEVFDPLSGYNRFMTGFNDIVWDYAFTPVLQGYDYIMPDPIQGAFSNFFHNVLYPVRLVNNLLQGKFNNSWDETKRFLINTTIGFAGMSDAASMHFNIPRHDEDFGQTLGYWGIPAGPHIVWPIIGPSNLRDTFGLVGDYFSNPVNYIEDDATRIGVSVGYKLNDFSIDPLFYRNLKKDAVDLYPFLRDTYEQRRNYLIKE
- a CDS encoding Tgt2/MlaC family protein; this translates as MKILKILCAFAIFFAVNAAALSENEIAPVMSGKVEEAVSILRNESIAKDEKPAKIFALFDEYFDYVTIAKISLGKHLKSLNDSQKSQFFSAFEKRLKSSFIDKLALYTNQDMKVLGTNKPKSNRLNLETQIIGEDKNYSVVFKFFPDKSDNWRVYDVDILGVSIVQTYRSQFGDGALSFNEILDRLNNANLPEDK
- a CDS encoding efflux RND transporter permease subunit, with the protein product MKHIFRLIVTFPKITLGFFIIASVILGFGSAKLEIDASSESLLLENDKDLQIWRDVSKRYATPNFLIIAFSPKDDLFSEKNLNKIRKISSEIEKFDFVEDVLNITNVPLLLNKKQPITELVKHVPTLNDKDVNLSAAKEEFKINPFYASNLVSKDFKTTAIVINLKQNFTYENFQKKRANLEQNLTTNEQKIALDKLNSEFKIYRDTVRLQEHEDLEKIKNIIKQNSKNDLFLGGINMIADDMINFVKNDVAIYGVSSFGLLLLCFWIFFRQLEFVFLPILVCVVSVITASGLFGFLGFEITVISSNYIALQLIITVSVTIHLIVAYREYAQKFAHFTQKQIVYVALKDRFVPCFFAIFTTIVGFFSLIFCDIKPVIMLGIMMSVGILLSLVVAFGVFGSVMSIAKKRKIVRIFEEGFKFTEICANSALKHRGVIYTVCAFCVVFGIYGISKLKVENSFIGYFKSNTEIYKGMAVIDKDLGGTVPLDIVVKFKNNASHDIDENDPLSEFESEFKESANDPKYWFDNTKMAVITKIHDFLAKREFVGHVGSLASLLKIGKMLNDGKPLDIFMLAVMYNELPQNYKDIVLNPYISIENNEAHFAIRTLDSDKSLRRGEFLNSLQKDLEEITKNDDVDIQISGLMVLYNNVLSSLIHSQIGTLGFTLLVLFGVFIIIFRSLKFSIIAILVNLIPLSLGFGIMGLAGIPLDIMGITIAAISIGIGVDDVIHYIFRYKREFKFLKDADKAVMASHKSIGYAMYYTSFAIVLGFSVMVLSNFWPTIYFGILIDLIMILLLLGALIILPAMILSTKRIKI